In Pseudanabaena galeata CCNP1313, one genomic interval encodes:
- the csx2 gene encoding TIGR02221 family CRISPR-associated protein gives MTTIVTFLGDRGLLETKYGFGDRDQSYTGGVFAEALVQFCEFDRMIVCVTEKAKLNTWSKLVNLQNDPRVQALDIPTGMDTGEMWQTFEIIAAEIPEGESVIFDITHGLRSLPFLVFLFAAYFKAAKNVSIEGIYYGALELKNAEGIAPVIDLSEFISMIDWITATTRFTEMGNGQALADLLRNEMPTREELGDRPDWSGLSVSLENTASAIETISLALSITRPIEVMASAAKLEATLKRSANAFGQRAKPFQLLSDRVVAEYGQFALERPMQRDAIRQNLEIQRETIEWYIGRNYIVQALTLAREWLVSVVAYWFDLDILDYRGSREPIEDALNRLRHKFHGRGRKFVSRESGYFDELADLPNARAIATLWKELANLRNDLAHCGMNKRPMLATKMRECAMGIGRSLIDIEKSLLD, from the coding sequence ATGACGACTATTGTTACTTTTTTGGGCGATCGCGGTTTATTAGAAACAAAATATGGTTTTGGCGATCGCGATCAATCTTATACGGGCGGCGTATTCGCGGAGGCACTTGTGCAGTTTTGTGAATTTGATCGCATGATTGTTTGTGTGACGGAGAAGGCAAAGCTAAATACATGGTCAAAATTAGTAAATCTTCAAAATGATCCAAGGGTTCAGGCTCTAGATATTCCTACAGGAATGGATACGGGGGAGATGTGGCAAACCTTTGAGATTATTGCGGCGGAGATTCCTGAAGGGGAAAGTGTTATTTTTGATATTACTCACGGATTGCGATCGCTACCTTTTCTGGTGTTTTTATTTGCGGCTTATTTTAAGGCGGCGAAGAATGTGTCGATTGAGGGGATTTATTACGGGGCGTTGGAGTTGAAAAATGCGGAAGGGATTGCACCTGTGATTGATTTGTCGGAATTTATTTCGATGATTGATTGGATTACGGCGACTACAAGGTTTACGGAGATGGGGAATGGTCAGGCTTTGGCGGATTTGTTGAGGAATGAGATGCCGACTCGTGAAGAATTGGGCGATCGCCCTGATTGGTCGGGTTTGAGTGTGTCTTTAGAAAATACAGCTAGCGCCATTGAAACAATTTCTCTGGCGTTGAGTATTACGAGACCAATTGAGGTGATGGCTTCGGCGGCGAAGTTGGAAGCAACGCTAAAACGTAGTGCGAATGCTTTTGGGCAGAGGGCAAAACCTTTTCAGTTGTTGAGCGATCGCGTTGTGGCTGAGTATGGGCAGTTTGCGTTAGAGCGTCCTATGCAAAGGGATGCAATTCGGCAAAATCTGGAAATCCAGAGGGAGACGATTGAGTGGTACATTGGGCGCAATTATATTGTGCAGGCTTTGACGTTGGCGAGGGAGTGGCTGGTGTCGGTGGTTGCCTATTGGTTTGATTTGGATATTTTGGACTATAGGGGAAGTCGCGAACCAATTGAGGATGCACTGAATCGGCTTAGACATAAGTTTCATGGGCGGGGACGGAAGTTTGTGTCAAGGGAAAGTGGCTATTTTGATGAGTTGGCGGATCTTCCTAATGCTAGGGCGATCGCGACTTTGTGGAAGGAGTTGGCTAATCTGCGGAACGATCTTGCTCATTGTGGGATGAATAAGCGGCCGATGTTGGCGACAAAGATGCGTGAGTGTGCGATGGGGATTGGGCGATCGCTGATTGATATCGAAAAGTCTTTATTAGATTAA
- a CDS encoding four helix bundle protein encodes MFDLRDRTKSFALRIVKLYTSLPKSTEAQVLGKQVLRSGTSVGAHYREATRARSNAEYISKIEVGLQELEESIYWLELLAEAEIIKASNLANLIQEAEELIAIFVTLVKKAKDKVGRAKAEE; translated from the coding sequence ATGTTTGACCTACGTGATCGCACCAAAAGCTTTGCATTGAGAATTGTGAAATTATATACATCACTGCCCAAAAGCACCGAAGCCCAAGTATTAGGAAAACAAGTACTGAGAAGTGGAACATCAGTTGGGGCGCATTATCGAGAAGCAACCCGTGCGCGATCCAATGCGGAATACATCAGTAAAATTGAAGTTGGACTGCAAGAGCTAGAAGAAAGTATTTACTGGCTAGAGCTATTAGCTGAAGCTGAGATTATCAAAGCATCTAACTTAGCCAACCTCATTCAAGAAGCGGAAGAACTGATTGCGATTTTTGTGACTTTGGTGAAAAAAGCAAAAGATAAAGTTGGAAGAGCGAAGGCGGAAGAGTGA
- the cas1 gene encoding CRISPR-associated endonuclease Cas1: MQNFSDKFLSPENFQLAWERVAAKNGCAGVDRETVAHFAKNAEAYLSRLRRSLASGHYHPMPLRQLFIPKKAGGWRELGVPTVRDRIVQNALLNILHPLLEPQFEACSFAYRPGRSHLMAVRQIAHWRDRGYEWVLDADVVRYFENILWQRLLDELAERLNAPEVQSLISDWLSVGVLSKEGLIFPQKGIAQGSAISPILANVYLDDFDEIVSATGLKLVRYADDFVVMSRSQKRIVEAKDEVAELMNGMGLQLHPDKTRIVDFDHGFRFLGHAFAGKVIVKMEGGREKREEDMRGAVDPFPDGQLVYSDPQVRPTQMQKAMLEALKSSAEPIPPPLFVVLGYSLRETKPVKIESDEAIWTTGMSTLYLVQQGATLRKEQGRFLVQPLKESALEIPIAEVELVLVFGNIQLTTSAIAACLDAKIPVIFLTQMGEYKGQLWNSEFYDLVSEEAQWQRRLDVAFQLETARAIVWGKLMNSKQLLLRLNRKRQLEEVTTAIAGITSDIESVEMAETLESLRGYEGIAASRYFAALGLLITNEGFSLTGRNRRPPKDPVNSLLSFGYTLLYNNVLSLILAEGLNPYLGNLHRSDRKETHLAFDLMEEFRSPVVDTLVMTLVNKQTLKPTDFTWFDKDGGVYLTDMPRRIFLKAFEDRINELVSHPDVQAKVSYRRAIQLQIRRYKKCLLGEISYEAFLRAV; the protein is encoded by the coding sequence ATGCAGAATTTTAGTGATAAATTCCTCAGTCCAGAAAACTTTCAGCTTGCATGGGAACGGGTTGCGGCAAAAAATGGATGTGCAGGTGTCGATCGCGAAACGGTGGCTCATTTTGCTAAAAATGCTGAAGCATATTTAAGTCGATTGAGGCGATCGCTTGCTTCGGGACATTATCACCCAATGCCATTGCGGCAGTTATTCATTCCTAAAAAAGCTGGTGGATGGCGAGAGTTAGGCGTACCGACAGTTCGCGATCGCATTGTCCAAAATGCGTTGTTAAATATTCTGCATCCATTGCTAGAGCCGCAGTTTGAGGCTTGTAGTTTTGCCTATCGTCCTGGGCGATCGCATTTGATGGCAGTTAGGCAGATCGCCCATTGGCGCGATCGCGGCTATGAATGGGTACTTGATGCTGATGTTGTGCGCTATTTTGAGAATATTTTATGGCAGAGGTTACTTGACGAGTTGGCAGAAAGGCTTAACGCGCCTGAAGTTCAATCTCTAATTTCTGATTGGCTATCGGTGGGAGTTCTATCCAAAGAGGGACTAATATTTCCTCAAAAGGGAATTGCTCAAGGTTCGGCTATCTCACCGATATTGGCGAATGTTTATCTGGATGACTTTGATGAAATTGTTTCGGCAACTGGGTTAAAGCTGGTGCGTTATGCTGATGATTTTGTGGTGATGTCGCGCAGTCAGAAGCGGATTGTTGAGGCGAAGGATGAAGTTGCAGAATTAATGAATGGAATGGGGCTGCAATTACATCCTGATAAAACCCGAATTGTGGATTTTGATCATGGGTTTCGATTTTTGGGTCATGCCTTTGCGGGGAAGGTGATTGTTAAGATGGAAGGCGGAAGAGAGAAGAGGGAAGAGGATATGCGGGGGGCGGTTGATCCTTTTCCAGATGGGCAATTGGTTTATAGCGATCCGCAGGTAAGACCAACGCAGATGCAGAAGGCAATGTTGGAGGCTCTCAAAAGTTCGGCTGAGCCAATTCCGCCGCCGCTATTTGTTGTTTTGGGATACAGTCTGCGTGAGACGAAACCTGTCAAGATAGAGTCCGATGAAGCGATCTGGACTACTGGTATGTCAACACTTTATCTGGTGCAGCAGGGTGCAACGCTACGAAAGGAGCAGGGACGTTTTTTGGTGCAGCCGCTCAAAGAGTCGGCATTGGAGATCCCGATCGCTGAAGTCGAGTTAGTCTTGGTATTTGGCAATATTCAGCTAACCACCTCAGCGATCGCGGCTTGTTTAGATGCGAAGATTCCTGTGATCTTTTTGACGCAGATGGGGGAATATAAGGGGCAACTCTGGAATTCGGAGTTTTACGATCTAGTTTCGGAAGAGGCACAGTGGCAAAGGCGTTTGGATGTTGCTTTTCAGCTAGAAACGGCTAGGGCGATCGTTTGGGGTAAGTTGATGAACTCGAAACAGTTGTTGTTGCGGCTAAATCGCAAGCGGCAATTGGAGGAGGTGACGACAGCGATCGCGGGAATTACGTCTGATATTGAGTCAGTGGAGATGGCTGAAACTTTGGAAAGCTTGCGAGGTTATGAGGGAATTGCGGCAAGTCGATATTTTGCGGCGTTGGGGCTGTTGATTACGAATGAGGGTTTTAGTTTGACAGGACGCAATCGCCGCCCGCCGAAAGATCCTGTTAATTCGTTACTGAGCTTTGGTTATACGTTGCTTTATAACAATGTGTTGAGTTTGATTTTGGCGGAGGGGTTAAATCCTTATTTGGGAAATTTGCATCGTAGCGATCGTAAGGAGACGCATTTGGCTTTTGACCTGATGGAGGAGTTTAGATCGCCTGTGGTTGATACGTTGGTAATGACTTTGGTAAATAAGCAAACCCTTAAGCCTACTGACTTTACTTGGTTTGATAAGGATGGGGGGGTATATCTGACCGATATGCCAAGACGAATTTTTCTAAAGGCTTTTGAGGATCGGATTAATGAGTTGGTTTCTCACCCAGATGTACAAGCAAAGGTGTCCTATCGGAGGGCGATCCAGTTACAAATTCGGCGGTATAAAAAATGTTTGCTTGGCGAAATATCCTATGAGGCTTTTTTACGAGCTGTGTGA
- the cas2 gene encoding CRISPR-associated endonuclease Cas2, whose amino-acid sequence MLVLVVYDIADDKRRLKLSNFLEGHGRRVQESVFECFVSLEQMKKLHDQVKKRVKPDVDNVRFYWIPSDALPKALAIGSALPKPPPNVYII is encoded by the coding sequence ATGCTTGTACTAGTGGTTTACGATATTGCTGATGATAAGCGTCGCCTCAAGTTGTCAAATTTTCTCGAAGGTCATGGGCGTAGGGTTCAGGAAAGTGTGTTTGAGTGTTTTGTAAGTTTGGAGCAGATGAAGAAGCTCCATGATCAGGTCAAAAAACGAGTTAAACCTGATGTTGATAATGTGCGTTTTTATTGGATACCGTCTGATGCTTTGCCAAAGGCTTTAGCGATCGGTAGTGCGTTGCCAAAACCGCCACCAAATGTTTACATTATTTAG
- a CDS encoding type II toxin-antitoxin system VapC family toxin — protein MVIVDTGFWLALANSKDSAHQAATKLFQSLENEEFITAWCVVTETCYLMQKRVGVDAPKLFIRKIALGYLRIFDLNPSHCLRIEELMQKYRDLPMDLADASLVILAEELGHGRILSVDYRDFNTYRWKNTEPFQNLFQE, from the coding sequence ATGGTGATCGTTGATACGGGCTTCTGGCTTGCTCTTGCTAACAGCAAAGATTCCGCTCACCAAGCAGCGACAAAATTATTTCAGAGCTTAGAGAACGAAGAATTTATTACCGCTTGGTGCGTAGTTACTGAAACCTGCTATTTGATGCAAAAACGAGTCGGTGTAGATGCACCCAAATTATTTATTCGTAAAATTGCATTAGGATATCTACGAATATTTGACCTTAATCCATCTCACTGTCTGCGTATCGAAGAACTGATGCAGAAATATAGAGACTTACCAATGGATTTAGCCGATGCATCCCTAGTCATTCTTGCCGAAGAACTAGGGCATGGTCGTATCCTTTCAGTTGACTATCGAGACTTTAATACCTACCGTTGGAAAAATACCGAACCATTTCAAAATCTATTTCAGGAGTAG